A window of Campylobacter cuniculorum DSM 23162 = LMG 24588 contains these coding sequences:
- the gyrB gene encoding DNA topoisomerase (ATP-hydrolyzing) subunit B, translating into MENYGEGNIKVLKGLEAVRKRPGMYIGDTNINGLHHMIYEVVDNSIDEAMVGYCDEIEIEITNEGSCIVRDNGRGIPVGLHPTEKIPTLTVVLTVLHAGGKFDKDTYKVSGGLHGVGVSVVNALSKKLVATVQREGGIYRQEFAQGKATSELEKIASSKKSGTTIEFFPDESIFEITEFDYEILAKRFKELAYLNPKITIKFKDRRIEKEEIFHFEGGISQFVSDLNKKEALTKAISFNVNEEDVNVEVALLYNDSYTENLLSFVNNIKTPDGGTHESGFRMGLTRVISNYIEANASAREKDSKITGDDVKEGLIAVVSVKVPEPQFEGQTKGKLGSSYVRPIVSKASFDYLSKYFEENPIEAKAIMNKALMAARGREAAKKARELTRKKEGLSVGTLPGKLADCQSKDPIESEIYLVEGDSAGGSAKQGRERAYQAILPLRGKILNVEKARLDKILKSEEIKNMITAFGCGIGDEFDISKLRYHKIIIMTDADVDGSHIQTLLLTFFFRFMNELVVNGHIYLAQPPLYRYKKGQKKEIYLKDEKALNDFLIETGIESSNYEGIGLNDLKDFLKLVAAYRRILKELEKRFSMIELIRYLIENQELRKNSHSELFTILKKFLENKGYNILNHSIDEDKIQIFVQTPNGLEELIINEELFTHPLYEEALFISEKIKERDLNFQRDIFEILDEVEKNSKKGAYIQRYKGLGEMNPEQLWETTMDPSIRRLLKINVENAQSASDTFNLFMGDEVEPRRDYIQAHAKDVKHLDI; encoded by the coding sequence ATGGAAAATTACGGCGAAGGTAACATTAAAGTTTTAAAAGGTTTAGAGGCGGTTAGGAAACGTCCGGGCATGTATATAGGAGATACAAATATCAATGGACTTCATCATATGATTTATGAAGTTGTGGATAATTCTATCGATGAAGCTATGGTTGGATATTGTGATGAAATTGAGATTGAAATTACAAATGAAGGAAGCTGTATTGTTAGAGATAACGGACGCGGAATTCCCGTTGGACTTCATCCTACAGAAAAAATTCCTACTTTAACTGTGGTTTTAACCGTTCTTCATGCGGGTGGAAAATTTGATAAAGACACTTATAAGGTTTCAGGAGGATTGCACGGAGTGGGTGTTTCAGTTGTGAATGCACTTTCAAAAAAACTCGTCGCTACCGTGCAAAGAGAGGGTGGAATTTATCGCCAAGAATTTGCACAAGGTAAAGCAACGAGTGAGCTTGAAAAAATCGCTTCAAGCAAGAAAAGTGGAACAACGATAGAATTTTTTCCCGATGAGAGCATTTTTGAAATTACAGAATTTGATTATGAAATTCTAGCAAAGAGATTTAAAGAACTTGCTTATCTTAATCCAAAAATCACTATAAAATTTAAAGACAGACGCATAGAAAAAGAAGAAATTTTTCATTTTGAGGGCGGAATTTCTCAATTTGTCAGTGATTTAAACAAAAAAGAAGCCTTAACCAAAGCTATATCTTTTAATGTAAATGAAGAAGATGTTAATGTTGAAGTGGCTTTGCTTTATAATGATAGTTATACTGAAAATTTACTTTCTTTTGTCAATAATATCAAAACTCCCGATGGAGGCACACACGAATCAGGCTTTAGAATGGGACTTACACGAGTCATAAGCAATTATATCGAAGCAAATGCAAGTGCAAGGGAAAAGGATTCTAAAATCACAGGAGATGATGTCAAAGAAGGGCTTATAGCTGTTGTGAGTGTAAAAGTGCCAGAACCGCAATTTGAAGGGCAAACCAAAGGAAAATTAGGTTCAAGTTATGTGCGTCCTATTGTTTCAAAGGCAAGTTTTGATTATTTAAGCAAATATTTTGAAGAAAATCCTATCGAAGCAAAAGCGATTATGAATAAAGCTTTAATGGCAGCTAGAGGCAGAGAAGCTGCGAAAAAAGCAAGGGAACTCACACGAAAAAAAGAGGGTTTGAGTGTGGGAACTTTGCCGGGAAAATTAGCGGATTGTCAAAGTAAAGACCCGATTGAGAGTGAAATTTATCTTGTCGAGGGAGATAGTGCAGGAGGTTCCGCAAAACAAGGACGCGAAAGGGCTTATCAAGCGATTTTACCTTTGAGAGGTAAAATTTTAAATGTAGAAAAAGCAAGACTTGATAAAATCCTAAAATCAGAAGAAATTAAAAATATGATTACAGCTTTTGGCTGTGGCATAGGAGATGAATTTGATATTTCAAAGTTAAGGTATCATAAAATCATCATTATGACAGATGCAGATGTTGATGGCTCACACATACAAACTCTACTTTTAACTTTCTTTTTTCGTTTTATGAATGAACTTGTGGTAAATGGACACATTTACCTTGCACAGCCACCGCTTTATCGCTATAAAAAGGGACAAAAAAAAGAAATTTATCTCAAAGATGAAAAAGCTTTAAATGATTTTTTGATTGAAACAGGCATTGAAAGTTCAAATTATGAGGGCATAGGGCTTAATGATTTAAAAGACTTTCTAAAACTTGTAGCAGCTTATCGTAGAATTTTAAAAGAGCTTGAAAAAAGATTTAGTATGATTGAGCTCATTCGGTATTTGATTGAAAATCAAGAATTAAGAAAAAATTCTCATTCCGAGCTCTTTACAATACTAAAAAAATTCCTTGAAAACAAAGGGTATAATATACTCAACCATTCAATCGATGAGGATAAAATTCAAATTTTTGTCCAAACTCCAAATGGTTTAGAGGAACTCATCATCAATGAGGAATTATTCACGCATCCACTCTATGAAGAAGCCCTTTTCATTTCTGAAAAAATCAAAGAAAGAGATTTAAATTTTCAAAGAGATATTTTTGAAATTTTAGATGAAGTCGAAAAGAATTCTAAAAAAGGAGCTTATATCCAAAGGTATAAAGGTTTGGGTGAAATGAATCCTGAACAACTTTGGGAAACAACTATGGATCCAAGCATAAGAAGACTTCTTAAAATCAATGTAGAAAACGCACAAAGTGCAAGTGATACTTTCAATCTCTTTATGGGTGATGAGGTTGAGCCAAGAAGAGATTATATCCAAGCCCATGCAAAAGATGTAAAACACTTAGATATTTAA
- the dnaA gene encoding chromosomal replication initiator protein DnaA, with protein MDASEILDSFKNELSESEYENYISHLKFNEKLSKADFLTFNAPNEFLAKFIQTKYGEKIAYFYEVQSGNKAKVIIQTQNQKTPSKSNKINKIDIANIKMQSTILNPSFTFESFVEGSSNRYAYATCKAISDKDNLGKLYNPVFIYGPTGLGKTHLLQAVGNICLEMGKKVIYATSENFINDFTSNLKNGSLEKFQEKYRSCDALLIDDVQFLGKTDKIQEEFFFIFNEVKNKSGQIIMTSDNPPNMLKGITERLKSRFANGIIADITPPELDTKIAIIRKKCDFNEVHLNTEVINYIAISMGDNIREIEGMITNLNAYSRLINQEITLDIAKSLMKDHIKDKKENISIGDILTAVSKEFNIKSSDIKSNKKTQNVVTARRIVIFLAKELTTMSMPQLAMFFDMKDHSAISHSFKKINELILENLELKNKIEELKNKILTKSQS; from the coding sequence ATGGACGCAAGCGAAATATTAGACTCCTTTAAAAATGAACTTTCAGAAAGTGAGTATGAAAACTATATCTCTCATCTTAAATTCAATGAAAAATTAAGCAAGGCGGATTTTTTAACTTTCAACGCTCCTAATGAATTTTTAGCTAAATTCATACAAACCAAATATGGTGAAAAAATCGCTTATTTTTATGAAGTACAAAGTGGAAATAAAGCTAAAGTTATCATACAAACTCAAAATCAAAAAACCCCCTCTAAAAGCAATAAAATCAACAAAATCGATATTGCAAATATCAAGATGCAAAGCACAATCTTAAATCCATCTTTCACTTTTGAAAGCTTTGTTGAAGGCTCTTCAAATCGTTATGCTTACGCAACTTGCAAGGCTATAAGCGACAAAGATAACTTAGGAAAACTTTATAATCCGGTTTTTATCTATGGACCCACAGGGCTTGGTAAAACACATTTGCTTCAAGCTGTAGGAAATATTTGCTTAGAAATGGGTAAAAAAGTCATTTATGCCACCAGCGAAAATTTCATTAATGATTTTACTTCAAATTTAAAAAATGGTAGTTTGGAAAAATTTCAAGAAAAATATAGAAGTTGCGATGCTTTATTGATTGATGATGTGCAGTTTTTAGGCAAAACAGATAAAATTCAAGAAGAATTTTTCTTTATTTTTAATGAAGTGAAGAATAAATCCGGACAAATCATAATGACAAGTGATAACCCGCCTAATATGCTCAAAGGCATCACAGAACGACTTAAAAGTCGGTTTGCTAATGGTATTATCGCTGATATTACTCCTCCCGAACTTGATACAAAAATCGCTATCATTCGTAAAAAATGCGATTTTAATGAGGTGCATTTAAATACAGAAGTGATTAATTATATAGCCATTTCTATGGGAGATAATATAAGAGAAATTGAAGGAATGATTACAAATTTAAATGCTTATTCAAGGCTTATCAATCAAGAAATAACCCTCGATATTGCTAAATCTTTAATGAAAGACCATATTAAAGATAAAAAAGAAAATATAAGCATTGGCGATATTTTGACTGCAGTGAGTAAAGAATTTAACATTAAAAGTAGCGATATAAAATCTAATAAAAAAACACAAAATGTCGTAACAGCAAGACGCATTGTTATTTTTCTTGCAAAAGAGCTCACAACTATGTCTATGCCACAACTTGCAATGTTTTTCGATATGAAAGATCATAGTGCAATTTCACATAGTTTTAAAAAAATCAATGAATTGATTTTAGAAAATTTAGAACTTAAAAACAAAATTGAGGAGTTAAAGAACAAAATTTTAACCAAAAGCCAAAGTTAA
- the dnaN gene encoding DNA polymerase III subunit beta: MKLVINKNTLESAILLCNAYVEKKDASTITSHLYFHADEDKLTIKASDYEIGINYKIKKIRVETSGFATANAKNIVDVIKNLNNEEVTLETIDNFLFIRQKSTKYKFPMFNHEDFPEFPNTENKNKFDVDSNDLNRCLKKILPTVDTNNPRYSLNGAFLDIKTDRINFVGTDTKRLGISTLNKNNDKEFHISIPKKAIIEMQKLFYEKIEIFYDENILIAKNENFEFFTKLINDKFPDYEKVIPKQFKQEFTFKTEDFIDSLKKINVLTEKMKLYFNKNKIIFEGISLDNMEAKTELELELDIKEEFALIIKIKYLLDFLSSIEEEEFKIKINEPNLAFMVSSLGLEVIIMPMVL; the protein is encoded by the coding sequence ATGAAACTTGTCATCAACAAAAATACTTTAGAATCTGCCATACTTTTATGCAATGCTTATGTCGAAAAAAAGGACGCAAGCACAATCACTTCACATTTATACTTTCATGCTGATGAAGACAAACTTACAATCAAAGCAAGTGATTATGAAATAGGAATCAATTATAAAATCAAAAAAATCCGTGTGGAAACTTCGGGTTTTGCAACAGCTAATGCAAAAAATATTGTTGATGTAATTAAAAATCTAAACAATGAAGAAGTAACTTTAGAGACCATTGATAATTTTTTGTTTATTCGTCAAAAAAGCACCAAATATAAATTTCCTATGTTTAATCACGAAGATTTTCCAGAATTTCCAAATACAGAAAATAAAAATAAATTTGATGTTGATTCAAATGATTTAAATCGTTGTCTTAAAAAAATTCTCCCAACTGTGGATACAAATAATCCAAGATATTCACTAAATGGAGCATTTTTAGACATTAAAACAGATAGAATTAATTTCGTAGGAACAGACACAAAAAGATTAGGAATTTCTACCTTAAATAAAAATAACGACAAAGAATTTCATATCAGCATTCCAAAAAAAGCCATCATAGAAATGCAAAAACTTTTTTATGAAAAGATTGAAATTTTTTATGATGAAAACATTTTAATTGCTAAAAACGAAAATTTTGAATTCTTTACCAAACTCATCAATGACAAATTCCCAGATTATGAAAAAGTCATTCCTAAGCAATTTAAACAAGAATTCACTTTCAAAACAGAAGACTTCATAGATTCTTTAAAAAAAATCAATGTCTTAACCGAAAAAATGAAACTTTATTTCAATAAAAATAAAATCATCTTTGAGGGCATTAGTCTTGATAATATGGAAGCTAAAACAGAGCTTGAGTTAGAATTAGACATTAAAGAAGAATTTGCTTTAATCATTAAAATTAAATACTTATTAGACTTTTTAAGCTCTATAGAAGAAGAGGAATTTAAGATTAAAATCAATGAACCAAATCTTGCTTTTATGGTAAGTTCTTTAGGGCTTGAAGTCATTATTATGCCTATGGTTTTATAA